The following are encoded together in the Zygosaccharomyces rouxii strain CBS732 chromosome C complete sequence genome:
- the RRP3 gene encoding RNA-dependent ATPase RRP3 (highly similar to uniprot|Q75EW9 Ashbya gossypii AAL041C RRP3 ATP-dependent rRNA helicase RRP3 and similar to YHR065C uniprot|P38712 Saccharomyces cerevisiae YHR065C RRP3 Required for maturation of the 35S primary transcript of pre-rRNA and is required for cleavages leading to mature 18S RNA RRP3 is a DEAD box gene homologous to eIF- 4a which encodes an RNA-dependent ATPase possessing helicase activity which is not specific for RNA), which produces MGIAADKQKVSKKTSDHKELTSLAAKIKAKALENQEKQTQKEASGEEKDESKKHKKAKVQEEEPEYQGEDLQSFNDLNLVPELIEACKNLNFDKPTPIQARAIPPALEGRDIIGLAQTGSGKTAAFAIPILNRLWEDKQPYYACVLAPTRELAQQTKETFDSLGALMGVRSTCIVGGMNMMDQARELMRKPHIIIATPGRLMDHLENTKGFSLRKLRFLVMDEADRLLDMEFGPVLDKILKVIPTQDRTTYLFSATMTSKIDKLQRASLTEPVKCAVSNKYQTVDTLVQTLMVVPSGLKNTYLIYLLNENIGKTVIIFTRTKANAERLSALCNLLEFNATALHGDLNQNQRTGALDLFKAGRRSILVATDVAARGLDIPSVDIVINYDIPVDSKSYIHRVGRTARAGRSGKSISLVSQYDLELILRIEEVLGKKLPKENCDKEVVISLRDSVDKANGEVIMELNRRNKEKAARGGGGGRRGRMKARTDMDREER; this is translated from the coding sequence ATGGGTATTGCAGCTGATAAGCAGAAGGTCTCTAAGAAGACCAGCGATCATAAGGAATTGACTTCTCTAGCGGCCAAGATCAAGGCCAAGGCATTGGAAAACCAAGAGAAACAGACCCAAAAGGAAGCTAGTGGGgaggaaaaagatgagAGTAAGAAGCATAAAAAGGCTAAAGtacaagaggaagaacCTGAATACCAAGGGGAAGATTTACAATCTTTCAACGATTTGAATCTGGTTCCAGAACTTATTGAAGCTTGTAAGAATCTCAATTTTGACAAACCAACACCAATCCAAGCAAGAGCCATTCCTCCAGCTCTGGAAGGTAGGGATATCATTGGGTTAGCTCAAACTGGTTCAGGTAAGACTGCAGCATTCGCCATACCGATCTTGAACCGTCTATGGGAAGATAAACAACCTTATTATGCCTGTGTTTTGGCACCAACTAGAGAATTAGCACAACAGACTAAGGAAACATTTGATTCCTTAGGAGCACTAATGGGTGTTAGATCTACCTGTATAGTTGGTGGTATGAATATGATGGATCAAGCGAGAGAATTGATGAGGAAACCCCATATTATTATAGCTACACCTGGTAGACTTATGGATCATTTGGAGAATACCAAGGGTTTCTCCCTTCGTAAACTAAGGTTTTTAGTTATGGATGAAGCTGATAGACTGTTGGATATGGAATTTGGTCCCGTATTGGATAAAATATTGAAGGTCATCCCCACACAGGATAGAACTACGTACTTGTTTTCTGCTACGATGACTTCTAAGATTGATAAGCTACAAAGGGCCAGTTTAACAGAACCTGTTAAGTGTGCAGTGTCAAATAAGTATCAAACTGTGGATACCTTAGTGCAAACGTTGATGGTTGTGCCCAGTGGGTTAAAAAACACTTACCTGATATACTtattaaatgaaaatattggtAAGACCGTTATTATTTTCACAAGAACAAAGGCAAATGCTGAAAGACTTTCAGCATTGTGTAATTTGTTAGAGTTCAACGCTACTGCACTTCACGGTGACTTGAACCAAAATCAACGTACAGGTGCTTTAGATCTGTTTAAAGCCGGTAGAAGATCCATTTTAGTGGCTACAGATGTGGCAGCTAGAGGTTTAGATATTCCATCTGTGGATATTGTTATTAATTACGACATTCCTGTGGATTCCAAGTCATATATTCATCGTGTTGGTAGAACTGCTAGAGCTGGTAGATCAGGTAAATCAATTTCCTTAGTTTCACAATACGATTTGGAACTGATCTtgagaattgaagaagttttAGGTAAAAAATTGCCCAAGGAAAATTGTGATAAGGAGGTTGTGATTTCCTTGAGGGATTCTGTGGATAAGGCTAATGGTGAAGTGATCATGGAATTaaatagaagaaataaagaaaaagcTGCTagaggtggtggtggtggtaggAGAGGCAGAATGAAGGCAAGAACAGATATGGATAGAGAGGAAAGATAa
- the PIB1 gene encoding phosphatidylinositol-3-phosphate-binding ubiquitin-protein ligase (similar to uniprot|Q6Q5S5 Saccharomyces cerevisiae YDR313C PIB1 RING-type ubiquitin ligase of the endosomal and vacuolar membranes binds phosphatidylinositol(3)-phosphate contains a FYVE finger domain) yields the protein MIDETSFVNNFAQWQPDQNMRNCLNCHTAFSFLVRKHHCRCCGGIFCGSCTDKFARYDNSRVRVVKRSNTEDEFPPFRTCDSCHDNLLHMGLLLSPWGKRLEVTGSPPVMEDAGGGGNSNGGGGTFSDSPTPTYGPGEVMKNANNAVESNSPQETTADVRRGDFDEENSCPICNAFLGDFESEMRAQEHVEKCIRIAEMTQQHHGLRNEIGSPTFQNRMLVYKIPPVEDQDQFPECPICFEEMVPGDKVGRLECLCVFHYKCIKSWFHKKAQKMKSNDVKYIGKNCCPLHDAVF from the coding sequence ATGATTGATGAAACGAGTTTTGTTAATAACTTTGCTCAGTGGCAGCCGGATCAGAATATGAGAAATTGCCTTAATTGTCATACCGCTTTCTCATTTCTAGTTAGGAAACATCACTGTCGATGCTGTGGTGGTATATTTTGTGGATCTTGCACCGATAAGTTTGCTCGTTACGATAATAGTCGCGTTCGAGTTGtcaaaagatcaaatactgaagatgaattcCCACCTTTTAGGACTTGCGATTCCTGCCACGATAATTTATTACACATGGGATTACTTCTTTCGCCCTGGGGTAAACGTTTAGAAGTTACAGGATCACCTCCAGTTATGGAGGATGCAGGCGGTGGGGGTAACAGTAATGGTGGTGGAGGTACCTTTAGCGATTCACCCACACCGACTTATGGACCTGGTGAAGTTATGAAAAATGCGAATAATGCAGTAGAGAGTAATAGTCCACAGGAAACCACCGCTGATGTACGACGTGGTGATTTTGATGAGGAAAACTCTTGTCCCATTTGTAATGCGTTCTTGGGGGATTTCGAGAGTGAGATGAGAGCTCAAGAACATGTGGAGAAGTGTATACGGATTGCAGAGATGACCCAACAACACCATGGACTCCggaatgaaattggtaGTCCCACTTTCCAGAATCGAATGCTAGTTTACAAGATTCCTCCGgtagaagatcaagatcaattccCAGAATGCCCTATATGTTTTGAAGAGATGGTTCCTGGTGATAAAGTTGGTCGCTTAGAATGTCTGTGTGTTTTCCATTACAAGTGTATTAAAAGTTGGTTTCACAAGAAGGCTCAAAAAATGAAATCTAACGACGTTAAATATATTGGCAAGAATTGTTGCCCGCTACATGATGCTGTTTTTTAA
- the RAD34 gene encoding Rad34p (similar to uniprot|Q06665 Saccharomyces cerevisiae YDR314C Hypothetical ORF) codes for MVKRSSSQVPQESKRQKNVDLFYQDDEDLEDEDESFMDEDEWEDVPLDGVHISVPKPERQETTKIKRKSPPQYQRLKYGLHIACIPFMLKLLKERSMWVQDERLNRRLRRSVPKTIVQRYEKWTEEKDFEKLGTLLLGLVFWFRSHYQINSNGFRQNFNRLQYLLKYCDDEKKSQLYADVLNHQDWFYGQRPICEGGLEDIRLMAKNKKSNRDILVVFFCIIIKNLLPKDTRISLCFALPLHDYEVSCNNVKWQMKNGVGRVPDRFDTDLLLPYFWLELRFPERSHEFYVIDPVVHPKQKEIVTRHNEDEPVTHFQPYMDVKVNYKQRFHYVVSVECNSGVMQDVSPRYLPNLWYRYFKPRPSTIISKSLHRKSYDVFMKFLRRYPIRNSSSMELIATKHYFIPTTLVELKRSPCFVIPSLLKRNETLRFECSRVATFRKEPVFLRCDVILLKSRQHWAQLGRSVKSDAKPLKYKKYVSLKRKRQRSLDPYEVRELFSIEQTVPTPKLPSTYRDQNGQERAITDVDFYRNEFNHVEIYSPTTIPDGFHLLPIKTKSCIKHLNKKCQRLGQSKIKYVEVVSGFDFRQKPGYAMPKIQDLMVSSHDYYRTTSFLKIWDQLTGLSHWKEFLTNLQIHRRLDDVYGRLEESL; via the coding sequence ATGGTCAAAAGGTCATCAAGTCAAGTACCACAAGAATCGAAGCGCCAAAAGAATGTTGATTTATTTTATCAAGATGACGAAGACttagaggatgaagatgagtcCTTCATGGATGAAGACGAGTGGGAAGATGTCCCTTTAGATGGTGTGCACATATCCGTCCCCAAACCAGAAAGACAAGAAACcaccaaaatcaaaagGAAGAGTCCACCACAGTATCAGAGACTTAAATATGGTCTTCATATTGCTTGCATTCCATTCATGTTGAAACTGCTCAAAGAAAGATCCATGTGGGTCCAGGATGAAAGGCTCAATAGAAGGCTTCGACGTAGTGTCCCCAAAACGATTGTTCAGAGATATGAGAAATGGACGGAGGAAAAAGATTTCGAGAAATTAGGAACGCTTCTCCTAGGACTAGTATTTTGGTTTAGATCACACTATCAGATTAATTCCAATGGATTCCGCCAGAACTTCAATCGTTTACAATATTTGCTTAAGTATTGTGATGACGAGAAGAAATCTCAGTTGTATGCCGACGTACTGAACCATCAGGATTGGTTTTATGGCCAAAGGCCAATTTGTGAGGGAGGTCTTGAGGATATTCGATTGATGGCAAAGAATAAGAAATCTAACAGAGACATCTTGGTGGTATTCTTTTGCATAATTATTAAAAACCTGTTACCAAAGGATACCAGAATCAGTTTATGCTTTGCGCTGCCTCTACATGACTACGAAGTTTCATGCAATAATGTCAAGTGGCAAATGAAGAATGGAGTCGGGCGGGTCCCTGATAGGTTTGATACTGACTTGTTGCTGCCTTATTTCTGGTTAGAACTTAGGTTCCCAGAAAGAAGCCATGAGTTTTACGTTATTGATCCAGTGGTACATCCGAAGCAGAAAGAGATTGTAACAAGACATAATGAAGACGAGCCAGTGACCCACTTCCAACCGTACATGGACGTTAAGGTAAATTATAAGCAAAGGTTTCACTATGTTGTGAGTGTGGAGTGTAATAGCGGTGTCATGCAGGATGTTTCACCCAGATACCTGCCCAATTTATGGTATCGATATTTTAAACCGCGACCATCGACAATTATCTCTAAGTCTTTGCATAGAAAGAGTTATGATGTGTTTATGAAGTTTTTAAGACGCTATCCGATAAGGAATTCGAGTTCAATGGAGCTAATAGCTACCAAACACTATTTCATCCCAACGACATTAGTAGAATTGAAGAGATCACCTTGCTTCGTCATCCCATCGTTGCTCAAGAGAAACGAAACGTTGAGATTTGAGTGCAGTAGAGTTGCAACATTTAGAAAGGAACCGGTTTTTCTGAGATGCGATGTCATACTATTAAAGAGTCGACAACATTGGGCTCAGCTGGGTAGATCAGTCAAATCAGATGCAAAACCACTGAAATACAAAAAATATGTTTCCTTGAAGAGAAAACGACAACGCTCATTAGACCCTTATGAAGTAAGAGAATTATTTTCCATTGAACAAACAGTGCCAACCCCGAAACTACCCAGTACCTACAGAGACCAAAATGGCCAAGAGCGTGCAATAACGGATGTGGACTTTTATCGGAATGAATTTAACCATGTGGAAATTTACAGTCCCACTACTATACCAGATGGTTTTCACCTTCTACCTATAAAAACCAAATCTTGCATCAAGCATCTGAACAAAAAGTGTCAACGCCTTGGTCAATCCAAAATTAAGTATGTGGAAGTCGTAAGTGGGTTTGATTTTCGACAAAAACCAGGCTATGCAATGCCCAAGATTCAGGATCTGATGGTATCTTCTCATGACTACTATCGAACAACAAGTTTTCTCAAAATATGGGATCAACTAACCGGACTCAGccattggaaagaatttTTAACCAACCTCCAGATACATAGGCGGCTAGACGACGTGTATGGTAGACTGGAAGAGTCCTTGTAG
- the SSF1 gene encoding rRNA-binding ribosome biosynthesis protein (similar to uniprot|P38789 Saccharomyces cerevisiae YHR066W SSF1 putative involvement in mating homologous to Ssf2p) gives MAKRRTKKRTHATVNPEEITKIPKSMVIRVGQTSMGNHSLNQLVKDFRHVMEPYTALKLKERKSNKLKDFVVMCGPLSVSHLFIFTQSERTGNVSLKVARAPHGPTITFQVEDFSLSKDIKRFLRRPKSLNDEDTLNPPLLVLNGFNSLKNKQESPSEEANVEKVIVSLFQNVFPPLNPSKTQLNTIKRVFMVNKDPETGEISLRHYYIDIHEVDISKNLKHLYTAKNNLHKSVPNLHKKEDISSLVFDHDVGAYTSESEVEDEAVVSMLDKQNVKVGSDQQPQQKPQQEEEQPTRKKAVKLTEIGPRINMKLVKIEEGICSGKVLHHEFVQKTDTEIKALIKRHEQKKKLKEQRRKEQEENVSRKQAVKDAKKKRKMERRERKSGQSTKENDDEEVASSSGSEASDGSDDGSANVSEESEKELFSGQE, from the coding sequence ATGGCTAAGAGAAGAACTAAGAAGAGAACTCATGCCACCGTTAACCCTGAGGAGATCACTAAGATCCCCAAATCTATGGTGATAAGAGTGGGTCAAACATCAATGGGTAATCACTCTTTAAACCAGCTGGTTAAGGATTTCCGTCACGTCATGGAACCATACActgcattgaaattgaaggaGAGAAAATCAAATAAATTGAAGGATTTTGTAGTTATGTGTGGACCCTTAAGTGTGTCACACCTGTTCATTTTTACTCAATCAGAAAGAACCGGTAACGTTTCATTGAAAGTGGCAAGAGCACCTCACGGACCTACTATCACTTTCCAAGTGGAGGACTTCTCCCTCAGTAAAGATATAAAGAGATTTTTGAGAAGACCTAAATCCCtgaatgatgaagatacttTAAATCCACCACTACTGGTGCTAAACGGATTCAACTCTTTAAAGAATAAGCAAGAAAGTCCAAGCGAAGAAGCTAACGTGGAGAAGGTTATTGTATCACTTTTCCAAAACGTCTTTCCACCGCTAAATCCATCAAAGACTCAATTGAATACAATTAAGCGTGTTTTCATGGTCAATAAGGATCCAGAGACTGGTGAAATATCTTTACGTCATTACTACATCGACATCCATGAAGTGGacatttcaaagaatttgaagcATCTTTACACTGCCAAAAACAATTTGCATAAATCTGTACCGAATTTGCATAAGAAGGAAGATATCTCTTCATTAGTCTTTGACCACGATGTAGGAGCATACACTTCAGAATCAGAAgtagaagatgaagcagTTGTCAGTATGCTTGACAAGCAGAACGTTAAGGTTGGTTCTGAccaacaaccacaacagaAACCAcaacaagaggaagaacaaccaacaagaaagaaagCTGTTAAACTCACAGAAATAGGACCTAGAATCAATATGAAATTAGTCAAGATCGAAGAAGGAATATGCTCCGGTAAAGTTTTGCATCATGAATTTGTACAGAAGACCGATACTGAGATAAAGGCTCTCATCAAAAGACATgaacagaagaagaaactcAAGGAGCAGAGAAGGaaggaacaagaggaaaacGTTAGTAGGAAGCAAGCTGTTAAAGATGCAAAGAAAAAGCGTAAGATGGAAAGAAGGGAAAGGAAGAGTGGACAAAGTACTAAAGAaaatgacgatgaagaagttgcaAGTAGCAGCGGTTCCGAAGCAAGTGACGGTAGTGATGATGGTTCAGCTAATGTGtctgaagaatctgaaaaggaattattTAGTGGACAAGAATAA
- the HTD2 gene encoding hydroxyacyl-thioester dehydratase HTD2 (similar to uniprot|P38790 Saccharomyces cerevisiae YHR067W HTD2 Mitochondrial 3-hydroxyacyl-thioester dehydratase involved in fatty acid biosynthesis required for respiratory growth and for normal mitochondrial morphology) — protein MPPHSTTGLRGLQWTIRDHLSYHQLDRFKTLLNDRITTLHGINHLNLGESLLYFNPLLKQLSSDGYLDYQSPSRLLSNDSITWKRRVWAQGELESLKPLMMDQEYVCQESIKFVKKIRTDYFVCMQRSILSLEGELNLRELRTLVYTNSPVNDMIKPDHLQGQVISQFKFSEMDIISYTLLSLNSHKVHWDKNYCQDVEGYRDIIVQGPFAVQVLMAFAHYHWKVPISKVKYKNINFIYPEVNMDVCINERSIWMRDQKVHDKIYVWAQI, from the coding sequence atgcCGCCTCATTCCACTACGGGGCTCAGGGGGCTACAATGGACCATCAGGGATCATTTGAGTTATCACCAATTGGATAGATTCAAGACGCTTTTAAATGATAGAATTACTACCCTTCACGGTATAAATCATTTAAATCTTGGTGAAAGTTTACTGTATTTTAATCCATTACTAAAGCAGCTAAGCAGTGATGGATATTTGGACTATCAAAGCCCTTCCCGATTGCTTTCCAACGACTCCATTACCTGGAAGAGACGTGTATGGGCTCAAGGTGAGTTAGAATCGCTGAAGCCCTTAATGATGGATCAAGAATACGTTTGTCAAGAGAGCATCAAATTCgtgaaaaaaattcgtACTGATTATTTTGTATGCATGCAAAGGTCCATATTGTCATTAGAAGGTGAACTAAACCTTCGTGAGCTTAGAACTCTGGTATATACCAATTCGCCCGTGAATGATATGATTAAACCAGATCATTTGCAAGGTCAAGTTATTAGCCAATTCAAGTTTAGTGAAATGGATATCATATCCTATACTCTATTGTCGTTAAATTCACACAAGGTTCATTGGGACAAGAATTATTGTCAAGACGTTGAAGGTTATAGAGATATTATAGTCCAAGGACCTTTTGCAGTACAAGTTTTGATGGCATTTGCACACTACCATTGGAAGGTACCCATCTCTAAGGTTAAATATAAAAAtattaatttcatctatCCAGAAGTGAACATGGATGTTTGTATTAACGAGCGTTCAATATGGATGAGGGACCAGAAAGTGCATGACAAGATCTACGTGTGGGCTCAAATCTAG
- the IPK1 gene encoding inositol pentakisphosphate 2-kinase (similar to uniprot|Q06667 Saccharomyces cerevisiae YDR315C IPK1 Inositol 1 3 4 5 6-pentakisphosphate 2-kinase nuclear protein required for synthesis of 1 2 3 4 5 6-hexakisphosphate (phytate) which is integral to cell function has 2 motifs conserved in other fungi ipk1 gle1 double mutant is inviable), giving the protein MRVVVEGGANVLIDYGDPNWLYRLCKKFPESLRLCNQYTSENFRFIDGEMKPFFGDLLCPMELKSVPTDHLELIRNYITNLDDNQVILLKIKQLKGSSFRETLLHDHFTSIYRSNEGVILMEIKPKWLFSRLKYCRNCTHNVIKGRKIDYCYKVLLNNAQHFRDIVSQCECVPMEFIEDMIRYFSGPDNILSILHDAQRELEVKWLDPTNSEDVSDELLRCMTLRDVTCFLEWHPGLPIKVSVVDVDLKLRNKWTHWLRTHEKLESCESKVFH; this is encoded by the coding sequence TGGCTCTATCGATTGTGTAAGAAATTTCCTGAATCGCTGAGGCTATGTAACCAGTACACTTCGGAAAATTTCCGTTTCATTGATGGGGAAATGAAGCCTTTTTTTGGTGATCTACTGTGCCCTATGGAGTTGAAATCAGTTCCTACAGATCACTTAGAGCTTATAAGGAATTATATCACAAATCTGGATGATAACCAAGTCATACTGTTAAAAATAAAGCAGTTAAAAGGCAGTTCATTCCGAGAAACACTTCTTCACGATCATTTCACTAGCATATACCGGTCTAATGAAGGGGTAATTCTCATGGAAATAAAACCCAAATGGCTTTTCAGCCGTCTCAAATATTGTAGGAATTGTACTCACAACGTCATAAAGGGTAGGAAAATAGACTATTGTTATAAGGTTCTCTTAAATAATGCTCAGCATTTCCGTGATATCGTTTCCCAATGCGAGTGTGTGCCTATGGAGTTCATAGAGGACATGATTCGATATTTTAGTGGCCCGGACAACATTCTAAGTATTCTTCATGATGCCCAGAGAGAACTAGAAGTCAAGTGGCTAGATCCCACAAATTCTGAAGATGTAAGTGACGAATTGCTACGTTGTATGACTCTTCGTGACGTTACTTGCTTTCTGGAATGGCATCCAGGTTTACCGATTAAAGTGAGTGTGGTAGACGTAGATTTGAAACTCAGGAACAAATGGACTCACTGGTTGAGAACCCATGAAAAGTTGGAAAGTTGCGAATCAAAAGTATTTCACTAG